The following coding sequences lie in one Streptomyces venezuelae genomic window:
- a CDS encoding NAD(P)H-dependent oxidoreductase, with protein MKILWVFAHPDRRSLGGSLMTEGLRTLDALGHEHRTSDLYGMGWKAVVDADDFGDAPLDRRLFVGPEQERAYNDRTLSEDVRREQEKIAWADTLVFQFPLWWFGPPAILKGWFDRVLVQGFGFGIKGPDGRTLRYGDGGLAGKRALVVTSVGARESGFGPRGIHGQLDQVLFPLLHGTFWYTGMAALPPFVVFGADRLTDAGYARGVARLRERLRALPTTEPLPFHEENGGAYDDDLVLRPELAPGMSGLGVHS; from the coding sequence ATGAAGATTCTCTGGGTATTCGCACATCCCGACCGGCGCTCGCTGGGCGGGTCCCTCATGACGGAGGGGCTGCGCACGCTGGACGCGCTCGGGCACGAGCACCGGACGTCGGATCTGTACGGCATGGGCTGGAAGGCCGTGGTGGACGCCGACGACTTCGGGGACGCGCCGCTCGACCGGCGGCTCTTCGTGGGACCCGAGCAAGAACGCGCGTACAACGACCGGACGTTGAGCGAGGACGTGCGCCGCGAGCAGGAGAAGATCGCCTGGGCGGACACGCTCGTCTTCCAGTTCCCGCTCTGGTGGTTCGGGCCGCCGGCGATCCTCAAGGGGTGGTTCGACCGGGTGCTCGTGCAGGGCTTCGGCTTCGGCATCAAGGGGCCCGACGGACGGACCCTGCGGTACGGCGACGGGGGCCTCGCGGGCAAGCGCGCCCTCGTCGTCACGTCGGTCGGCGCCCGCGAGTCCGGCTTCGGGCCGCGCGGGATCCACGGCCAGCTGGACCAGGTGCTGTTCCCGCTGCTGCACGGCACGTTCTGGTACACGGGGATGGCCGCGCTGCCGCCGTTCGTCGTGTTCGGCGCCGACCGGCTCACGGACGCGGGGTACGCGCGCGGGGTGGCGCGGCTCCGTGAGCGGCTGCGCGCCCTCCCCACCACGGAGCCGCTGCCCTTCCACGAGGAGAACGGCGGCGCCTACGACGATGACCTCGTGTTGCGCCCCGAGCTGGCGCCGGGCATGTCGGGCCTGGGCGTGCACAGTTGA
- a CDS encoding iron ABC transporter permease, whose protein sequence is MRERLASPKVLVLTCLALFVLLLASVVVAIGLGAAAVSPADTARLLWAALTGGRVDADETTTYQIIWQIRTPRVLLAALVGAGLSAVGVAIQAMVRNALADPFVLGVSSGASVGAVGVTVTGGLAALGVYAVSAGAFVGALVASFLVYVASSSGGALSPLRLVLTGVAMSLGFQAVMSVIIYFAPDSEATSMVLYWTMGSFGAASWGALPVVAAAVLLGLGVLYRYSRALDVLALGDETASSLGVSPDRHRTSLLVVVSLITGVMVAVSGAISFVGLVMPHLVRMVVGATHARVLAVAPLAGAVFMVWVDLLSRAAVAPRELPLGVITALVGVPVFIGLMRRKGYTFGGR, encoded by the coding sequence CTGCGAGAACGACTCGCCTCCCCCAAGGTCCTCGTCCTCACCTGCCTCGCCCTGTTCGTCCTCCTGCTGGCCTCCGTCGTCGTGGCCATCGGCCTGGGCGCCGCCGCGGTGTCGCCCGCCGACACCGCCCGCCTCCTGTGGGCCGCCCTCACCGGTGGCCGCGTCGACGCCGACGAGACGACGACGTACCAGATCATCTGGCAGATCCGTACGCCCCGCGTGCTCCTCGCCGCCCTGGTGGGCGCCGGGCTGAGCGCCGTCGGCGTGGCCATCCAGGCGATGGTGCGCAACGCGCTCGCCGACCCCTTCGTGCTCGGGGTCTCCTCGGGCGCGTCGGTCGGCGCGGTCGGCGTGACGGTCACCGGGGGGCTCGCCGCGCTCGGCGTGTACGCCGTGTCGGCGGGGGCGTTCGTCGGCGCGCTCGTCGCCTCGTTCCTCGTGTACGTCGCCTCCTCCAGCGGCGGCGCGCTCTCACCGCTGCGGCTCGTCCTGACGGGCGTGGCGATGTCCCTCGGGTTCCAGGCCGTGATGAGCGTGATCATCTACTTCGCGCCGGACAGCGAGGCGACGTCGATGGTCCTGTACTGGACCATGGGCAGCTTCGGGGCCGCGAGCTGGGGCGCGCTGCCCGTCGTCGCGGCGGCCGTCCTCCTCGGCCTCGGCGTGCTGTACCGGTACAGCAGGGCGCTCGACGTCCTGGCGCTCGGCGACGAGACGGCGTCCAGCCTGGGCGTCAGTCCCGACCGGCACCGCACGTCGCTGCTCGTCGTCGTCTCCCTGATCACCGGCGTGATGGTGGCCGTCAGCGGCGCCATCAGCTTCGTGGGGCTCGTCATGCCGCACCTGGTGCGGATGGTGGTCGGCGCGACCCACGCCCGGGTGCTCGCCGTCGCGCCACTGGCCGGGGCGGTCTTCATGGTCTGGGTGGATCTGCTGTCGCGGGCCGCGGTCGCTCCGCGCGAGCTGCCGCTCGGTGTCATCACGGCGCTCGTCGGGGTGCCGGTGTTCATCGGCCTGATGCGCCGCAAGGGCTATACGTTCGGGGGTCGTTGA
- a CDS encoding Rossmann-like domain-containing protein, whose protein sequence is MPHTPPQTVADLTDAVLAGAHGPDPADLTVTSAFWLYNTTRLAGGDVTYHNHYLLLRVGDAFGACSFEAGELAPGFCENASGHSLDKLLRDEAAPVRTAALDAYFARVRPHRDADDAERVMLPTGTPEERAEARDAAIAGLLDIAPGARVALIGVVNPLVAAIRERGGVCLPCDLNLRATAWGDPVSDDMTEVLAQADAVVATGMTLSNGTFDLILRHCVEHGVPLVVYAQSGSAVARAFLGAGVTALNAEPFTFSQFSADATPMYRYRAALASDGAAA, encoded by the coding sequence ATGCCGCACACCCCACCCCAGACCGTCGCCGACCTCACCGACGCCGTCCTCGCGGGCGCCCACGGCCCCGACCCGGCCGACCTCACCGTCACCAGCGCGTTCTGGCTCTACAACACGACGCGGCTCGCCGGCGGCGACGTCACATACCACAACCACTACCTGCTGCTCCGCGTCGGCGACGCCTTCGGCGCCTGCTCCTTCGAGGCGGGCGAACTCGCCCCGGGCTTCTGCGAGAACGCCTCGGGTCACTCCCTCGACAAGCTCCTGCGCGACGAGGCGGCGCCCGTGCGGACCGCCGCGCTCGACGCCTATTTCGCCCGGGTCCGCCCGCACCGCGACGCCGACGACGCCGAGCGCGTCATGCTGCCGACCGGCACTCCCGAGGAGCGCGCCGAGGCCCGCGACGCCGCCATCGCCGGGCTCCTCGACATCGCACCCGGCGCGCGGGTCGCACTGATCGGCGTGGTCAACCCGCTCGTCGCGGCGATACGCGAACGGGGCGGCGTCTGCCTGCCCTGCGACCTCAACCTGCGCGCCACGGCGTGGGGCGATCCCGTCTCCGACGACATGACGGAGGTGCTCGCGCAGGCCGACGCCGTGGTCGCCACCGGCATGACGCTCAGCAACGGCACGTTCGACCTGATCCTGCGGCACTGCGTCGAACACGGCGTGCCGCTGGTCGTCTACGCGCAGAGCGGCAGCGCCGTCGCCCGCGCCTTCCTCGGTGCGGGCGTCACCGCCCTGAACGCCGAACCGTTCACGTTCTCCCAGTTCAGCGCCGACGCCACCCCCATGTACCGCTACCGCGCCGCCCTCGCGTCGGACGGAGCGGCAGCGTGA
- a CDS encoding SMP-30/gluconolactonase/LRE family protein — MSRVFDVAVRAEASLGEGPTWDAATGRLIWVDILGSRVHTYAPGDGRRTVMATEQHIGAAKPRAGGGLVVNLRDGIGLYGPGGAPFTWLVRDPVPGRRGNDAAVAPDGALWAGTMRYDEAPGGGSLRRVAPDGTVTEAAADVAVSNGTGWSPDGRLMYYVDSPTRRVDVLDFDGQRAVNRRPFAHVEEGAGFPDGLTVDAEGCVWVALWDGAAVRRYTPDGRLDRTVELPVRRPTACAFGGRDLRDLYITTARTGLDRPHPLSGSLLVVPDAGRGLPSTPFAG; from the coding sequence GTGAGCCGCGTGTTCGACGTGGCGGTCCGCGCGGAGGCGTCGCTCGGCGAGGGCCCCACCTGGGACGCGGCGACCGGCCGCCTCATCTGGGTCGACATCCTCGGCTCCCGCGTCCACACGTATGCCCCCGGCGACGGCCGCCGCACGGTCATGGCCACCGAACAGCACATCGGCGCGGCCAAGCCCCGCGCGGGCGGCGGCCTGGTCGTCAACCTCCGCGACGGCATCGGCCTCTACGGCCCGGGCGGCGCACCCTTCACCTGGCTGGTGCGCGACCCCGTGCCGGGCCGGCGCGGGAACGACGCGGCCGTCGCTCCCGACGGCGCCCTCTGGGCGGGCACGATGCGCTACGACGAGGCGCCCGGCGGCGGCAGCCTGCGGCGCGTCGCCCCCGACGGCACCGTCACCGAAGCGGCCGCCGACGTCGCCGTCAGCAACGGCACGGGCTGGAGCCCCGACGGGCGGCTCATGTACTACGTGGACAGCCCGACGCGACGCGTCGACGTACTGGACTTCGACGGTCAACGTGCCGTGAACCGCAGGCCGTTCGCGCACGTCGAGGAGGGGGCGGGCTTCCCCGACGGGCTCACCGTCGACGCCGAAGGCTGCGTCTGGGTGGCGCTCTGGGACGGCGCGGCGGTCCGCCGCTACACGCCCGACGGCCGCCTGGACCGTACCGTCGAGCTCCCCGTGCGCCGCCCCACGGCCTGCGCCTTCGGCGGCCGGGACCTGCGCGACCTGTACATCACGACGGCCCGCACCGGCCTCGACCGCCCGCACCCCCTCTCGGGTTCGCTGCTCGTCGTGCCGGATGCGGGCCGGGGCCTGCCGAGTACCCCCTTCGCGGGCTGA
- a CDS encoding ABC transporter substrate-binding protein, which yields MRHTRSLSLASALTAALALSGCGADLDASDDAGAAEKKTVVERCGEPVPYKVPRRAVAYEGGSADKLFSLGLTEHVHGYVMPPANPPVSESPWASEYAKVKMLSDDLLNKELVVEAKSDFVVAGWNSGFSDQRGITPKILDKLGIQSFMHTESCFNYPGHPQKVTPFKALYSDLERLGKIFRVEEKADRVVGDLKKRVAAVEAKAPKAEDGERVPVFLYDSGTDQPFTAGSQVPPNDIIKSAGGRNIFDGLDERWTQVNWEAVTKAEPEVVIIFDYGDQPAKKKIEFLKKSPHTKELPAVKKNNFFVLDYNEGISGPRNIDGLEKFGTYLRELKD from the coding sequence ATGCGTCACACCAGATCCCTCTCCCTGGCCTCCGCGCTGACGGCCGCACTGGCCCTGAGCGGCTGCGGCGCCGACCTCGACGCGTCCGACGACGCCGGGGCCGCCGAGAAGAAGACCGTCGTCGAGCGCTGCGGCGAGCCCGTCCCCTACAAGGTCCCCCGGCGTGCGGTCGCGTACGAGGGCGGGAGCGCCGACAAACTGTTCAGCCTCGGCCTGACCGAGCACGTCCACGGCTATGTGATGCCGCCCGCCAACCCGCCGGTCAGCGAGTCGCCCTGGGCGTCGGAGTACGCCAAGGTGAAGATGCTCAGCGACGATCTGCTCAACAAGGAGCTGGTCGTCGAGGCGAAGTCCGACTTCGTGGTCGCGGGCTGGAACTCCGGGTTCAGCGACCAGCGCGGCATCACCCCGAAGATCCTGGACAAGCTCGGCATCCAGAGCTTCATGCACACGGAGAGCTGCTTCAACTACCCCGGCCACCCGCAGAAGGTCACCCCGTTCAAGGCGCTCTACAGCGACCTGGAGCGCTTGGGGAAGATCTTCAGGGTCGAGGAGAAGGCGGACCGCGTCGTCGGCGACCTGAAGAAGCGCGTGGCGGCCGTGGAGGCGAAGGCCCCCAAGGCCGAGGACGGCGAGCGGGTCCCCGTCTTCCTCTACGACTCCGGCACCGACCAGCCGTTCACGGCCGGCAGCCAGGTGCCGCCGAACGACATCATCAAGAGCGCGGGCGGCAGGAACATCTTCGACGGCCTCGACGAGCGCTGGACGCAGGTCAACTGGGAGGCCGTGACCAAGGCCGAACCCGAAGTCGTCATCATCTTCGACTACGGCGACCAGCCCGCGAAGAAGAAGATCGAGTTCCTGAAGAAGTCCCCGCACACGAAGGAGCTGCCCGCCGTCAAGAAGAACAACTTCTTCGTCCTCGACTACAACGAGGGCATCAGCGGGCCGCGCAACATCGACGGTCTGGAGAAGTTCGGCACGTACCTCAGAGAGCTGAAGGACTGA
- a CDS encoding MFS transporter, which yields MSVDATKDVLPGDLRMARTLWPVLLASAVGLLPFTVFSTYLVPIADEAGSSVAAMGGLRGLGGLAALLVGTALAPVIDRVPREWAAAGALVVLGASAALGASGDFLLLAAFCLLVGASTAVLNPALTAAAADRFGSGKAAGRAATLVTATTSMTAMLAAPVIALPALLWGWQGDLLGVTAVALLLAAVFVARGKRRTGPDGDTVADGPRLGYLASFRALAAVRGVVPVLLIGFLRTAVFMGYLAYLAAFYEERFGLDAGLFAFVWTLSGASFFVSNLLTGRLTNSAEPRFGTERMLAAGLVAALVSVVGFYFTHWLPLALALTALHAASHAVVAACVVSLIVRRCGTALRGSALSLNAAGQSLGVFAGAALGGAGLGLAGYPGTAAVFGALVVAALGAVVLVLRANRADEGEESTP from the coding sequence GTGAGCGTCGACGCCACCAAGGACGTGCTGCCGGGCGATCTGCGCATGGCGCGCACGCTCTGGCCCGTCCTGCTCGCCTCGGCCGTCGGCCTGCTGCCCTTCACCGTCTTCAGCACCTACCTCGTGCCGATCGCCGACGAGGCAGGCAGCAGCGTCGCGGCGATGGGCGGTCTGCGCGGGCTCGGCGGGCTCGCCGCCCTGCTGGTCGGCACCGCGCTCGCCCCGGTCATCGACCGGGTGCCCAGGGAGTGGGCGGCGGCGGGCGCACTCGTCGTACTCGGCGCGTCGGCCGCGCTCGGCGCGAGCGGGGACTTCCTCCTGCTCGCCGCGTTCTGCCTACTCGTCGGCGCCAGTACCGCCGTCCTGAACCCGGCGCTCACCGCCGCGGCCGCCGACCGCTTCGGCAGCGGCAAGGCGGCCGGGCGCGCCGCCACCCTCGTCACGGCCACCACCTCGATGACCGCCATGCTCGCCGCGCCGGTCATCGCGCTGCCCGCGCTGCTCTGGGGCTGGCAGGGCGACCTGCTCGGAGTGACCGCGGTCGCGCTGCTGCTCGCCGCCGTCTTCGTGGCGCGGGGCAAGCGGCGCACAGGACCGGACGGCGACACCGTCGCGGACGGGCCGCGCCTCGGCTACCTCGCCTCGTTCCGTGCGCTTGCCGCCGTGCGCGGCGTGGTGCCGGTGCTGCTGATCGGGTTCCTGCGCACCGCGGTGTTCATGGGCTACCTGGCGTACCTCGCGGCCTTCTACGAAGAGCGGTTCGGCCTCGACGCCGGGCTCTTCGCGTTCGTGTGGACGCTGAGCGGCGCGTCGTTCTTCGTCAGCAACCTCCTCACCGGGCGGCTCACCAACTCCGCCGAGCCGCGCTTCGGCACGGAGCGCATGCTCGCCGCGGGACTCGTCGCCGCACTCGTCTCGGTCGTGGGCTTCTACTTCACGCACTGGCTGCCGCTCGCCCTCGCGCTGACCGCGCTGCACGCGGCGAGCCACGCCGTCGTCGCCGCGTGCGTCGTCAGCCTCATCGTGCGGCGCTGCGGGACGGCGCTGCGCGGGTCGGCGCTGAGCCTCAACGCGGCGGGCCAGAGCCTCGGCGTGTTCGCCGGCGCGGCGCTCGGCGGCGCGGGCCTCGGCCTCGCGGGCTACCCCGGCACGGCGGCGGTCTTCGGCGCGCTGGTCGTGGCGGCGCTGGGGGCGGTGGTCCTGGTGCTGCGGGCGAACCGGGCGGACGAGGGCGAGGAGAGCACGCCGTGA
- a CDS encoding ABC transporter ATP-binding protein: protein MELRIDGLSVAIDGNRLVHDLSLDVGSGEIVGLVGPNGSGKSTALRCVYRALRPTSGAVLVGGDDLSRLTMRRGAQLVAAMTQDGAVDLDFTVEEVVALGRAPHQRGNQALTARERKLCAEAMERLDVGHLAKRGVLTLSGGERQRVLLARALVQEPHVLVLDEPTNHLDVRHQIEVLSHLRGAGPTVLVVLHDLNLAAAACDRIGVLAQGRLVTSGSPADVLTESLMADVFGVKATVVPHPLTGDPQLLYALHPSL from the coding sequence ATGGAGCTGCGGATCGACGGGCTCTCCGTGGCCATCGACGGCAACCGCCTCGTGCACGACCTCTCCCTCGACGTGGGGTCCGGCGAAATCGTCGGCCTGGTCGGGCCGAACGGCAGCGGGAAGTCGACGGCGCTGCGCTGCGTGTACCGGGCGCTGCGGCCGACCTCGGGCGCCGTCCTGGTGGGCGGCGACGACCTGTCCCGGCTCACGATGCGGCGCGGCGCGCAGCTCGTCGCCGCCATGACACAGGACGGCGCCGTCGACCTGGACTTCACGGTCGAGGAGGTCGTCGCGCTCGGCCGCGCCCCGCACCAGCGCGGCAACCAGGCGCTCACCGCCCGCGAACGGAAGCTGTGCGCCGAGGCGATGGAGCGGCTCGACGTCGGTCACCTCGCCAAACGCGGTGTCCTCACCCTGTCGGGCGGTGAGCGTCAGCGCGTGCTGCTGGCCCGTGCCCTCGTCCAGGAACCGCATGTCCTCGTCCTCGACGAGCCGACCAACCACCTCGACGTACGCCATCAGATCGAGGTCCTGTCGCATCTGCGCGGTGCCGGGCCCACCGTCCTCGTCGTCCTGCACGACCTCAACCTCGCGGCCGCGGCCTGCGACCGGATCGGGGTGCTCGCGCAGGGACGCCTCGTGACGTCGGGGAGCCCGGCGGACGTGCTCACCGAATCGCTGATGGCCGACGTGTTCGGGGTGAAGGCGACGGTCGTCCCCCACCCGCTGACGGGCGACCCCCAACTTCTGTACGCGCTTCACCCCTCCCTCTGA
- a CDS encoding kinase, with protein sequence MFQEAAIRSRPPRRGAPATGVGTAFGTFGELLQGVLPEEGGDFLVTLPVARWTMATFRRGSASGEIEVRPERKTKALQLARMIADLVPAGSSGWPPGGVLTLSSVIPEGKGLASSSADLVATARAVGRALGVPMPPARIERLLARIEPTDGVLYPAIVAYHHRSVRLRAVLGSLPAMAVVGIDEGGSVDTVDFNRIPKPFTTADRHTYAGLLERLTVAVRGQDLAEVGRVATRSALMNQTLRHKASLEPMLDICREVGGLGVAVGHSGTTSGILLDATDPAYTRRVTAAAQACAELTRGGSGGEPGKGPSGGAGGVSVYRTLSFGTAPTRPALPELSALGEVP encoded by the coding sequence CTGTTCCAGGAGGCCGCGATACGGTCTCGTCCGCCGCGCCGGGGCGCACCCGCGACCGGGGTCGGCACCGCCTTCGGCACCTTCGGCGAGCTGCTGCAGGGGGTGTTGCCCGAGGAGGGCGGCGACTTCCTCGTGACGCTGCCCGTCGCCCGCTGGACGATGGCCACGTTCCGGCGGGGGTCCGCGTCGGGAGAGATCGAGGTCCGGCCGGAGCGCAAGACCAAGGCGCTCCAACTGGCGCGCATGATCGCCGACTTGGTGCCCGCCGGGTCGTCAGGGTGGCCGCCCGGCGGCGTGCTCACGCTCAGCAGCGTCATTCCGGAGGGCAAGGGTCTCGCCAGCTCCTCCGCCGACCTCGTCGCCACGGCGCGAGCGGTCGGCCGGGCCCTCGGCGTCCCCATGCCGCCCGCCAGGATCGAACGGCTCCTGGCCCGTATCGAACCCACCGACGGTGTCCTGTATCCGGCGATCGTCGCCTACCACCACCGCAGCGTCCGGCTCCGCGCCGTCCTCGGCTCGCTGCCCGCCATGGCGGTCGTCGGCATCGACGAGGGCGGCTCGGTGGACACGGTGGACTTCAACCGCATCCCCAAACCGTTCACGACCGCCGACCGGCACACCTACGCGGGCCTGCTCGAACGGCTCACCGTCGCGGTACGCGGCCAGGACCTCGCGGAGGTGGGGCGCGTCGCCACGCGCAGCGCCCTGATGAACCAGACCCTGCGCCACAAGGCGTCGTTGGAACCGATGCTGGACATCTGCCGCGAGGTCGGCGGCCTCGGCGTGGCGGTCGGGCACAGCGGTACGACGTCGGGGATCCTGCTCGACGCCACGGACCCCGCGTACACGCGCCGCGTGACGGCGGCGGCACAGGCGTGCGCGGAGCTGACGCGCGGCGGGTCGGGCGGGGAGCCCGGCAAGGGGCCGTCCGGCGGCGCGGGCGGGGTGTCGGTCTACCGGACCCTGAGCTTCGGCACGGCGCCGACGCGACCCGCCCTTCCCGAGCTGTCCGCCCTGGGGGAGGTCCCGTGA
- a CDS encoding pyridoxal-phosphate dependent enzyme, whose amino-acid sequence MHAHIAEAVKKPDLISLAPDLACLRFETMKIYSALGAVRHLLDSGTVRPGDTLVDSSSGIYAQALALACHRYGMKCHIVGSTTVDRSTRVQLEILGATLEQVAPSQNLRLDQELRVRRIAEILADNPSYHWMRQYHDDIHYLGYRDVATELDEDLPAGPLALVGGVGSGASTGALATYLREAGRDVSLVGVQPFGSVTFGSEHVADPDMIIAGIGSAIAFRNVRHELYDRVHWVNFDSAVSGAVSLLRTSGVFAGLSAGAAYLTALWERRRDATRTYVFIAADTGHRYVESAYARHEQALDIDTLKPHEITTLDELKHPWSTTAWPPATPS is encoded by the coding sequence ATGCACGCACACATCGCCGAAGCGGTGAAGAAACCCGACCTCATATCCCTCGCACCGGATCTGGCCTGCCTCCGCTTCGAGACCATGAAGATCTACTCGGCCCTCGGCGCCGTACGGCACCTCCTCGACTCGGGCACCGTCCGCCCCGGCGACACCCTCGTCGACAGCTCCAGCGGCATCTACGCCCAGGCCCTCGCACTCGCCTGCCACCGGTACGGCATGAAGTGCCACATCGTCGGCTCCACCACCGTCGACCGGTCGACCCGCGTGCAGCTGGAGATACTCGGCGCCACGCTGGAGCAGGTCGCCCCCTCCCAGAACCTGCGCCTCGACCAGGAGTTGAGGGTGCGGCGCATCGCCGAGATCCTGGCGGACAACCCCTCGTACCACTGGATGCGGCAGTACCACGACGACATCCACTACCTCGGCTACCGGGACGTCGCCACCGAGCTGGACGAGGACCTGCCGGCCGGACCGCTCGCGCTGGTCGGCGGCGTGGGCTCGGGCGCCTCCACGGGTGCCCTCGCCACCTATCTGCGCGAGGCCGGGCGCGACGTGTCGCTCGTCGGCGTACAGCCCTTCGGCAGCGTCACCTTCGGCTCCGAGCACGTCGCGGACCCCGACATGATCATCGCGGGGATCGGCAGCGCCATCGCGTTCCGCAACGTCCGGCACGAGCTGTACGACCGCGTGCACTGGGTGAACTTCGACAGCGCCGTGTCGGGCGCCGTCTCCCTGCTGCGCACCAGCGGCGTCTTCGCCGGGCTCTCGGCCGGCGCCGCCTACCTCACCGCCCTGTGGGAGCGGCGCAGGGACGCCACGCGCACGTACGTCTTCATCGCGGCCGACACCGGCCACCGCTACGTCGAGAGCGCCTACGCCCGGCACGAACAAGCCCTGGACATCGACACGTTGAAGCCCCACGAGATCACCACGCTCGACGAGCTCAAGCACCCCTGGTCCACCACGGCCTGGCCCCCCGCCACCCCCTCCTGA